A genomic window from Pyxicephalus adspersus chromosome 2, UCB_Pads_2.0, whole genome shotgun sequence includes:
- the ACP5 gene encoding tartrate-resistant acid phosphatase type 5 — MEKLVILLAILPCVFMKTLSKPPEDSEPSLRFAVIGDWGGSHLPPYYTEQETMVAAQLGKTVADWGADFILSVGDNFYDDGVQDVTDFRFKATYESVFNADSLRDVPWYVIAGNHDHYGNVSAQVAYSNVSSRWKFPDLYYDLSFKIPTTNVSVRLILLDTIVLCGNSDDSNGGQPLGASNPKSANDQLEWLTQKLESAKEQYLLVAGHYPVWSIAEHGPTLCLLQHVEPLLRKYGVTAYLSGHDHNMQYLQDDSSIGYILSGAGNFMENSHKHKEEVPDGYLRFFQGHQDTMGAFAYMKATAKELSVTYIQSGGKSLFQTTLYPRWQ, encoded by the exons ATGGAGAAGCTTGTGATTCTGTTGGCCATCCTCCCATGTGTGTTCATGAAAACCCTCTCCAAGCCTCCAGAAGACAGCGAGCCCTCTCTACGCTTTGCAGTGATCGGTGACTGGGGTGGCTCCCACCTCCCTCCATACTACACCGAGCAGGAGACTATGGTTGCAGCTCAGCTAGGCAAGACCGTGGCGGACTGGGGAGCCGACTTCATCCTATCTGTTGGAGACAATTTCTACGATGATGGAGTGCAGGATGTCACAGACTTCAGGTTTAAG GCAACGTATGAGTCGGTGTTTAATGCAGATTCCCTGCGCGACGTGCCCTGGTACGTCATTGCTGGAAACCACGACCACTATGGGAACGTCTCGGCTCAAGTGGCATACTCCAACGTATCTTCCCGATG GAAATTCCCAGATTTGTACTACGACCTGTCGTTCAAGATTCCAACCACCAACGTGTCGGTGCGCCTTATTCTCCTGGACACGATTGTTTTGTGTGGCAACTCTGATGACTCCAATGGAGGTCAACCACTAGGTGCCTCAAACCCAAAGTCAGCCAATGATCAGCTAGAATGGCTAACCCAGAAATTGGAGAGTGCCAAGGAACAATACTTACTGGTGGCGGGGCATTATCCGGTGTGGTCAATTGCCGAACATGGCCCCACACTCTGCCTCCTGCAACACGTAGAGCCACTGCTTAGGAAGTACGGAGTGACAGCTTATCTGAGTGGACATGACCATAACATGCAG TATCTGCAAGATGACAGCAGTATTGGATATATCCTGAGTGGGGCTGGAAACTTCATGGAAAATTCCCACAAACACAAGGAAGAGGTTCCTGATGGCTACTTGCGTTTTTTCCAGGGTCATCAGGATACCATGGGAGCCTTTGCCTACATGAAAGCTACTGCTAAAGAACTCAGTGTAACCTACATACAGTCTGGAGGCAAAAGTCTCTTCCAAACCACCCTCTATCCACGATGGCAGTAA